In one window of Henckelia pumila isolate YLH828 chromosome 1, ASM3356847v2, whole genome shotgun sequence DNA:
- the LOC140889982 gene encoding UDP-D-apiose/UDP-D-xylose synthase 2-like yields the protein MASGRVDLDGNLIKPMTICMIGAGGFIGSHLCEKLMAETPHKVLAVDVYNDKIKHLLEPSGGVSPPSVDRIQFHRLNIKNDSRLEGLIKMADLTINLAAICTPADYNTRPLDTIYSNFIDALPVVKYCSENGKRLIHFSTCEIYGKTIGSFLPKDSPLRQDPAYYVLKEDESPCIFGPIEKQRWSYACAKQLIERLIYAEGAENGLEFTIVRPFNWIGPRMDFIPGIDGPSEGVPRVLACFSNNLLRREPLKLVDGGQSQRTFVYIKDAIEAVLLMIENPSRANGQIFNVGNPNNEVTVRQLAEMMTQVYSKVSGDSPLDTPTIDVSSKEFYGEGYDDSDKRIPDMTIINRQLGWNPKISLWDLLESTLTYQHRTYAEAIKKATSKLTAS from the exons ATGGCAAGTGGAAGAGTAGATCTGGACGGTAATTTGATCAAGCCCATGACGATATGTATGATTGGCGCCGGAGGTTTCATTGGCTCCCATCTTTGCGAAAAGCTGATGGCGGAGACGCCGCACAAGGTGTTAGCGGTTGATGTTTATAATGACAAGATCAAGCACCTCCTCGAGCCATCCGGTGGCGTCTCGCCGCCGTCCGTGGATCGCATCCAGTTCCATCGCCTTAACATTAAGAATGACTCGCGCCTCGAAGGACTCATCAAGATGGCAGATCTT ACGATAAATCTTGCTGCTATATGCACTCCAGCTGATTACAACACGCGTCCTCTTGACACTATTTACAGCAATTTCATTGATGCTCTCCCTGTG GTTAAATACTGTTCAGAGAACGGCAAGCGTCTCATACATTTCTCCACTTGTGAAATATATGGAAAAACAATTGGTTCCTTTTTACCGAAAGATAGCCCATTGAGACAG GACCCTGCGTATTATGTTCTTAAAGAAGACGAATCCCCTTGCATTTTTGGCCCAATTGAGAAGCAGAGGTGGTCATATGCATGTGCGAAACAGTTAATTGAGAGGTTGATCTATG CTGAGGGTGCTGAAAATGGCCTTGAATTCACAATTGTAAGGCCGTTCAATTGGATCGGTCCTAGAATGGATTTTATTCCTGGGATTGATGGTCCGAGTGAGGGTGTTCCTAGAGTTCTAGCATGCTTTAGCAAT AATCTTTTGAGGCGTGAACCACTTAAGCTTGTGGATGGCGGCCAATCTCAGAGAACTTTTGTTTATATCAAGGATGCCATTGAAGCTGTTCTGTTGATGATT GAAAATCCATCCAGGGCAAATGGTCAGATATTTAACGTGGGAAACCCTAACAATGAAGTTACTGTTCGGCAGCTTGCTGAAATGATGACACAG GTTTATTCAAAGGTTAGCGGAGATTCTCCACTGGATACCCCTACAATCGATGTTAGCTCCAAAGAATTTTATGGGGAAGGTTACGACGACAGTGACAAGAGAATTCCTGACATGACAATAATCAACAGACAACTTG GGTGGAATCCAAAGATATCTCTATGGGATTTACTCGAGTCAACTCTTACTTACCAGCACAGGACATATGCTGAAGCTATCAAGAAGGCTACCTCAAAATTGACTGCAAGCTGA
- the LOC140875934 gene encoding BTB/POZ domain-containing protein At5g60050-like isoform X1, whose protein sequence is MASQKSSRNQQKLVSTMIRQGFITNLFPSSPPSFRPAPGPINPTLFEMMAIEQAREPKPKSDVLKKVQERVLEALARAPFRNHEEWGMGDVRLTVAEAEAGGGETAALRVSMDVHRRVLAGKSRFFAEKLRRIGTHCVEILECDDVEVYVEAVVLMYSDDLNIKLIGMEVSKVLSLLKVSSALLFDDGIRACLEYLEAVPWREDDEELVVSHLNQLQLEESITDGVLQRLTAEPSTSASADEIFLKLSFGVLQAKDDKSRKEMKVLISRLLKDDANNHGFCDRLDITRDTLYNLCDRCLSSLVLCLSEATCLDESVMDRGTLMGEIAREADNMQWIVAIFIDRKMGDEFVKLWGDQKELAILHSKIPSLYRHEISKITAQLCISIGRGHILVPKDTRFALLSTWLVALYDDFRWMRRAGKSVDRKLIEEGLCRTILTLPLPQQQSILLDWFNRFLNVGDDCPNIQRAFEIWWRRAFVKRCAIEPRPQATARDVLNQSNGT, encoded by the exons ATGGCGTCCCAGAAATCATCAAGAAACCAACAGAAATTGGTCTCTACCATGATAAGGCAAGGCTTCATCACCAACCTCTTCCCCTCCTCTCCCCCAAGCTTTCGGCCCGCTCCCGGCCCGATTAACCCGACCCTCTTCGAGATGATGGCCATTGAGCAGGCACGTGAGCCCAAACCTAAGTCAGATGTCCTCAAGAAAGTCCAAGAAAGGGTTTTGGAGGCGTTGGCTCGAGCCCCATTTCGCAATCATGAGGAATGGGGGATGGGTGACGTCAGGCTGACGGTGGCGGAGGCGGAGGCGGGCGGAGGGGAGACGGCTGCGTTACGGGTGTCCATGGATGTGCATCGGAGGGTCTTGGCGGGGAAGAGCAGGTTCTTCGCGGAGAAGCTCCGGAGGATTGGTACGCATTGTGTCGAGATTCTTGAATGTGACGATGTGGAGGTTTATGTGGAGGCTGTGGTGCTAATGTACAGTGATGATTTGAATATTAAGCTCATCGGTATGGAGGTTTCCAAGGTCTTGTCCCTCTTGAAG GTGTCTTCAGCTTTGTTGTTTGATGATGGGATTAGGGCATGCTTGGAGTACCTGGAAGCAGTACCGTGGCGCGAAGATGACGAGGAACTAGTCGTTTCACATCTAAATCAACTTCAGCTTGAAGAATCAATAACGGATGGTGTACTTCAGAGATTGACTGCTGAGCCATCAACATCTGCAAGTGCTGATGAGATTTTCTTGAAATTGTCATTCGGTGTGTTGCAGGCCAAAGATGATAAATCTCGTAAAGAAATGAAAGTTTTGATATCTCGACTGCTTAAAGACGACGCTAACAACCATGGATTCTGTGATCGGCTTGATATAACTAGAGATACATTGTATAATCTATGTGATAGATGTCTTAGTTCTCTCGTGCTATGCTTATCCGAAGCTACGTGCTTAGATGAAAGTGTGATGGATAGAGGTACTTTGATGGGGGAGATAGCTCGAGAGGCGGACAATATGCAGTGGATCGTTGCTATTTTTATCGACAGAAAAATGGGAGATGAGTTTGTGAAGTTATGGGGTGACCAGAAGGAGCTTGCGATTCTTCATTCGAAGATCCCCAGTTTGTATCGTCATGAAATTAGCAAGATCACAGCACAATTATGTATCTCTATTGGGAGAGGACATATCTTAGTGCCAAAGGATACGAGGTTTGCTTTGCTGTCGACTTGGTTGGTGGCACTGTACGACGATTTCAGGTGGATGAGAAGGGCTGGAAAATCAGTTGACAGGAAATTGATCGAGGAGGGATTGTGTCGGACAATCCTCACACTGCCATTGCCTCAGCAGCAGTCGATTTTACTCGATTGGTTCAATAGATTCCTTAACGTAGGGGATGATTGTCCTAACATTCAGAGAGCGTTCGAGATTTGGTGGAGAAGGGCTTTCGTGAAAAGATGCGCGATCGAGCCCCGACCACAGGCTACGGCTCGCGATGTCCTGAACCAATCGAATGGTACTTGA
- the LOC140875934 gene encoding BTB/POZ domain-containing protein At5g60050-like isoform X2 — MASQKSSRNQQKLVSTMIRQGFITNLFPSSPPSFRPAPGPINPTLFEMMAIEQAREPKPKSDVLKKVQERVLEALARAPFRNHEEWGMGDVRLTVAEAEAGGGETAALRVSMDVHRRVLAGKSRFFAEKLRRIGTHCVEILECDDVEVYVEAVVLMYSDDLNIKLIGMEVSKVSSALLFDDGIRACLEYLEAVPWREDDEELVVSHLNQLQLEESITDGVLQRLTAEPSTSASADEIFLKLSFGVLQAKDDKSRKEMKVLISRLLKDDANNHGFCDRLDITRDTLYNLCDRCLSSLVLCLSEATCLDESVMDRGTLMGEIAREADNMQWIVAIFIDRKMGDEFVKLWGDQKELAILHSKIPSLYRHEISKITAQLCISIGRGHILVPKDTRFALLSTWLVALYDDFRWMRRAGKSVDRKLIEEGLCRTILTLPLPQQQSILLDWFNRFLNVGDDCPNIQRAFEIWWRRAFVKRCAIEPRPQATARDVLNQSNGT, encoded by the exons ATGGCGTCCCAGAAATCATCAAGAAACCAACAGAAATTGGTCTCTACCATGATAAGGCAAGGCTTCATCACCAACCTCTTCCCCTCCTCTCCCCCAAGCTTTCGGCCCGCTCCCGGCCCGATTAACCCGACCCTCTTCGAGATGATGGCCATTGAGCAGGCACGTGAGCCCAAACCTAAGTCAGATGTCCTCAAGAAAGTCCAAGAAAGGGTTTTGGAGGCGTTGGCTCGAGCCCCATTTCGCAATCATGAGGAATGGGGGATGGGTGACGTCAGGCTGACGGTGGCGGAGGCGGAGGCGGGCGGAGGGGAGACGGCTGCGTTACGGGTGTCCATGGATGTGCATCGGAGGGTCTTGGCGGGGAAGAGCAGGTTCTTCGCGGAGAAGCTCCGGAGGATTGGTACGCATTGTGTCGAGATTCTTGAATGTGACGATGTGGAGGTTTATGTGGAGGCTGTGGTGCTAATGTACAGTGATGATTTGAATATTAAGCTCATCGGTATGGAGGTTTCCAAG GTGTCTTCAGCTTTGTTGTTTGATGATGGGATTAGGGCATGCTTGGAGTACCTGGAAGCAGTACCGTGGCGCGAAGATGACGAGGAACTAGTCGTTTCACATCTAAATCAACTTCAGCTTGAAGAATCAATAACGGATGGTGTACTTCAGAGATTGACTGCTGAGCCATCAACATCTGCAAGTGCTGATGAGATTTTCTTGAAATTGTCATTCGGTGTGTTGCAGGCCAAAGATGATAAATCTCGTAAAGAAATGAAAGTTTTGATATCTCGACTGCTTAAAGACGACGCTAACAACCATGGATTCTGTGATCGGCTTGATATAACTAGAGATACATTGTATAATCTATGTGATAGATGTCTTAGTTCTCTCGTGCTATGCTTATCCGAAGCTACGTGCTTAGATGAAAGTGTGATGGATAGAGGTACTTTGATGGGGGAGATAGCTCGAGAGGCGGACAATATGCAGTGGATCGTTGCTATTTTTATCGACAGAAAAATGGGAGATGAGTTTGTGAAGTTATGGGGTGACCAGAAGGAGCTTGCGATTCTTCATTCGAAGATCCCCAGTTTGTATCGTCATGAAATTAGCAAGATCACAGCACAATTATGTATCTCTATTGGGAGAGGACATATCTTAGTGCCAAAGGATACGAGGTTTGCTTTGCTGTCGACTTGGTTGGTGGCACTGTACGACGATTTCAGGTGGATGAGAAGGGCTGGAAAATCAGTTGACAGGAAATTGATCGAGGAGGGATTGTGTCGGACAATCCTCACACTGCCATTGCCTCAGCAGCAGTCGATTTTACTCGATTGGTTCAATAGATTCCTTAACGTAGGGGATGATTGTCCTAACATTCAGAGAGCGTTCGAGATTTGGTGGAGAAGGGCTTTCGTGAAAAGATGCGCGATCGAGCCCCGACCACAGGCTACGGCTCGCGATGTCCTGAACCAATCGAATGGTACTTGA